In the genome of Sphingobacteriales bacterium, the window ATTAGGGAAAAGAATTTCTTTTTTACTTCAATTTCCTGCAGATATTCAGTTTCTCTTTTTTTTAGCTCGGTGATGTCGGAAAGGATAAATAACCTGCAGGTTTCATTGGTTTTATTGTCACAGAAAAGAGATGATTGTACAGTAAAATGATATGTAGTCTGTCCGGTATTAAAAAAAACCTCCTTTGGGCCAGGTGGGTTGTCAAAACCTGTATTCGTTTTAAATAGTTCATCAAAAGATTTTCCGGTGGCCAGCTCTTTTGTCAGTCCGGTGAGCGACAGCAAAGAGTCTGAAATATCCAGTATCAGATGATTGTGGTCAGTAAAGAAATACAAAATATCTTTACTGAGTTTTTTATAAAAATCAATGATCTCATGGATATTTCCCGTATTCATTTCCAGTTCCATAAGATTTATTTAAAAAGAAGTAATTGATTTGAATGGGCAATATAATTTCAGAGCAAATGTAAGATTTTTATAAATCTGTTTTTTTTCGTAAAACAGATTTTTTAATATGGATAATATGCCCTCTGCCAAGACCTTTTACCTCGCATCCCAGCTCAAAATATTCTCTGATTTCAGCATCAGTGAGAATACCAAAACAGTCGATGACGGCAAGGGGATTGGTTGCCCAATCAACAATTAAAGAGGGTTTCAGGTTAAGGTATTGTGCGTGAGGAACGGCAAAGATGATGGCATCACATCCATGAACGGCTTCCTGAAGATTTTTCTGCACTTTCAGTGTTTCGAGGCCTTCCTGATTTCTGAAAAACCTTTTCCATGAATGAGGCTCTTCTTCCGGATTGTTTTGGTTTTCAAATTCCCACCAGCTTTCCACATAAGGGTCGTGAACACTGACCCATGCCCCCATCTCAGTTAATCGCCTGACAACCAGCTCACTGCCGCTATAACGTGTATCTCCGACATCTTGCCTGTAGCTGGCTCCGCAAACAAGAACCCGGCTGCCGGCAATGTATTTGTCAAGGTTGCGAAGGGCATCGCGGGTAAGTTCTGCCACATGAAGTGCCCTGGTGTCATTCGTGTCAATAGCCAGAGGAGTCATTTTGAATACATTGTCGCCATCGTCAAAAGCAAGAATATGTTTATAAGCCCAATATCCAAGACCTCCGTCTTTTGGCAGGCAATATCCACCCACGCCCGGTCCGGGGAACATGATGTTGGAATGTGTCGGACGCATTTTAATTGCTTTATACACTTTTATCAGATCCACGCCATTTCTTTCGGCAAATAAACTCCACTCGTTCATGAAAGCCAATATGGTGGCACGGTAGGAGTTTTCAACGATTTTTGTCGTTTCAGATTCAATCGGACGGTCCATCACTGTCAGTGGAAAATCTTTGGTATTCAACACTTCCCTTAAAAACTTTTCCACTCTTTCCCTGGCTTCTTCATTACATCCGGAGCATACACGCCAGAAATCCCTGATACTGCTGACGTATTCCTTGCCGGGCATTACCCTTTCGAAGCTGTGTGCCAGCAATGGCACTTCATTAATTCCACGCTTCAGAAATTCTTTCTTTAAGATGGGCCAGGCTATATATTCCGTTGTGCCGGGTGCTACGGTGGTTTCTATCAATGTCAGGCATTTAGGTGGTATTTTTTCCCCGATGGTTCTCAGAGTGGCGACCAAAGCGGCCATATCGGTTTCACCGCTTTTCATATTCCCCAGTTCATTCTTCTTAAAATCGCACTGTACATCTACCACTACACAATCAGCCAGTTTGAGACAATCAGGATTATAAGTGGCAATAAAAGTTTTTTTCAGATTAACAGTCCTTTCAATAATTGCATTTACCTCCGGGTCTTCAGCCTTAACAGGAGACTTCCCCTGATTGATAACAGGTATTTTCCAGTAACTTCTCGGACTTGGACGCTGACAGCCGATGACGAATTTAGAGGATTTCCCGTCTGTTTCTGTATCTGCCACAATTGCAGCCATCACAACTCCAACAAAACCAAGCCCCATAACGACTACTATTTCCTTTCCCTCACTTTTAGCCTTGTCGGCATCAGCTTTAAGTTTTTCGTATTCTGCAGCATAATCTTCCTTTGCAGGCAGGGGGTATTTAATTCCCTCAGGTGAAACGGATTCCTTTTTCATATTTCCAGTTAATTTTGTTAGTTAAACTTAAACGTTGATTTTTTGAGGCGGTAAATTTAGGAATATTCATCAAAATCCCTAAAAAAAGAAAAACGTTTCCGTAACAATGACGAAAACGCTTTTCAATTCGCAGCAGTACAAACTAAATATTAATGTAGAATAATTTTGGTGGTTTCTATATGTTGGCCGTTAATGATCTGCACAATCACAATTCCTGCACTGGTAGTGAGCTGATGTTTGACAAGGCTGTTGTCGAGCCTGAATTTATCAATAAGTTTACCATTCAGGTCGAAGATGTTTACCATCGCATTGATTTCAGGATTTTCAGCCGACAGGATGAGATATTTTCCCTGTGCTGAGTAAACCTTTACTGTTTTATGAGTGTTTTCTTCCTGAATACCAGTTACATTTTTCTCTTCAGCGCTTATTTTCTGGACTTTTCCGAAATGGAGGATAAAACGATTTTCCTGATCATCAAGTTTTGCGTAATAGGTATAATTTCCCTTTTTCATGTCGGTAATAATTCCTGTCATCTGATCTTCAAGAAATATATCTGTCTGATAATCAAAGTTTTCAAGTTTTATTTCGATGGAATGCTGATTTTCTGCCAATACTTTCGTAAACAATGGAATTGAAAGTGATTGTGTTTGAAAGGGTAAAGAGTTGACGGAAAGAGGACCTTCCGGGCAGGTTGAATAAATCATGCTTCCCTGTCCTGATTCTGTAAAAAACTTACTGGCATCAAAGTGAGCATCAAAATTTCCGGTTGCCTCATCTGAAAAACGAATGACAGCCTCGTCAGAAAATGCGGCTGCTTTGCAAATTACCCTGACTGTATTTTCAGCAGTATTTGCTGCCCTGTATTTGGTGTTATCGTTTACCCTTATATCATTGCTCATCTGAAGATATCCGGTAGAATAACCTGAACTTACCCTAACCCAAAACCCTTGTGTGGCTGGGATATAACGGCTTCCACCATTTGAACCTACTCCATTTACGTAAGACATATAATTTCCCTGGCCGTTATTAAGATTCGGGTCCCAGATATAGATAGCATCATCCAGATTTGATTTTTGCCATCCGTTTGCATCCCAGTCAATGGCGGAAGGATAAGGATTGCCGACAAAATTGAATCCATCATGCTGGCGTGTCAGTGAATCCAATAAAAAAGTCCCTGTATTTAATCCACCGTTGTAAATGATGGTTTTATCACTGTTTTTGACGTAAGCATCATATCCGATACCTGGTGTTAGGGCGACATCATTCCCTATTTTTTTCCATGCCACTTTTGTCCCCTGTGCTCCGCTTGGTTCATCGTAATTATACAAAGCCATACCCCAGAAAACATTGGAAGTAGCATCTTCAATGGGCACGGAATTGTAATGCCATTTGTCTTTGGTAATGTATTTTTTAAAAGTAACATTCTGGCCTTTGCTTCCTGAATATGTGATATTGCCGTTATCAATGAAATTACCCGTGCGGCAGCTTGTGTCGGACTCAAAAATAAGTACACCTGAAATGCCCGTATTGCCGTGGGCACGTAGTGTGT includes:
- a CDS encoding nucleotide sugar dehydrogenase; translation: MKKESVSPEGIKYPLPAKEDYAAEYEKLKADADKAKSEGKEIVVVMGLGFVGVVMAAIVADTETDGKSSKFVIGCQRPSPRSYWKIPVINQGKSPVKAEDPEVNAIIERTVNLKKTFIATYNPDCLKLADCVVVDVQCDFKKNELGNMKSGETDMAALVATLRTIGEKIPPKCLTLIETTVAPGTTEYIAWPILKKEFLKRGINEVPLLAHSFERVMPGKEYVSSIRDFWRVCSGCNEEARERVEKFLREVLNTKDFPLTVMDRPIESETTKIVENSYRATILAFMNEWSLFAERNGVDLIKVYKAIKMRPTHSNIMFPGPGVGGYCLPKDGGLGYWAYKHILAFDDGDNVFKMTPLAIDTNDTRALHVAELTRDALRNLDKYIAGSRVLVCGASYRQDVGDTRYSGSELVVRRLTEMGAWVSVHDPYVESWWEFENQNNPEEEPHSWKRFFRNQEGLETLKVQKNLQEAVHGCDAIIFAVPHAQYLNLKPSLIVDWATNPLAVIDCFGILTDAEIREYFELGCEVKGLGRGHIIHIKKSVLRKKTDL